A part of Ammoniphilus sp. CFH 90114 genomic DNA contains:
- a CDS encoding HpcH/HpaI aldolase/citrate lyase family protein, protein MLKRDETFFNKPKWLLKDNKKTVGAWLQLASPLTAEIFGKAGFDWALIDMEHAPGDIMTLVSQCQALNAYNVVPFVRTPWNDFVTIKRVLDAGAYGILVPQVGTAEEAKKAVAAVKYPPQGIRGIAPSPRAGGFGMNGKDYLEHANEQTLVMIAAESPEAISNIEEIVAVEGLDGVFIGPMDLATSMGYFCNPSQKEVQDAIAVVEKTVLNSGKFLGTVAGSIEQALSLYEKGYNLVVVMSDSVSLGKLALENIQIFNNSYPNR, encoded by the coding sequence TTGCTGAAAAGAGATGAAACTTTTTTTAATAAACCAAAGTGGTTGTTAAAAGATAATAAAAAAACAGTAGGAGCCTGGTTGCAATTAGCTAGTCCGCTTACTGCTGAAATTTTTGGTAAAGCAGGATTCGATTGGGCATTGATTGATATGGAGCATGCACCGGGGGATATCATGACGCTGGTCAGTCAATGTCAAGCGCTAAATGCTTACAATGTAGTTCCTTTTGTAAGGACACCTTGGAATGACTTTGTAACGATCAAACGAGTGTTGGATGCAGGTGCCTATGGCATTCTGGTTCCTCAAGTTGGAACAGCCGAGGAGGCGAAGAAAGCTGTAGCTGCAGTCAAGTATCCTCCTCAAGGTATCCGGGGGATTGCTCCTAGTCCAAGGGCGGGCGGTTTTGGCATGAACGGTAAAGACTACCTAGAGCATGCGAATGAACAAACTTTAGTAATGATAGCGGCTGAATCGCCTGAAGCGATAAGCAATATTGAGGAGATCGTGGCTGTAGAAGGTCTTGATGGGGTGTTTATCGGGCCGATGGATTTAGCCACGTCCATGGGATATTTTTGTAACCCATCCCAAAAAGAAGTACAGGATGCGATTGCCGTGGTGGAAAAGACTGTCCTAAACTCTGGGAAGTTTCTCGGTACAGTTGCTGGTAGTATAGAACAAGCCTTATCTCTATATGAAAAGGGTTACAATCTCGTTGTCGTGATGTCGGACAGTGTTTCCCTCGGAAAATTAGCATTAGAAAATATTCAAATTTTTAATAATAGCTACCCTAATCGCTAA
- a CDS encoding TRAP transporter substrate-binding protein gives MLRRKALAKLTSMVLVCGLFAGCAQSNMESSGNESSKNEKIEIRIGHDSSIQHPTHHALQEFEKAVEEKSQGRIEVTIFPGAQLGSVNEMMDQVRRGDIEMSLGATALFPQNIPQFAVWDSYYLFDDEAHAHRVLDGKAGRELLKPLENLGLTGLGYMEIGFRNFSNSKRPIQTVEDLKGLKIRGYNPIQIKAWESLGVSLTNLAWSEVFTSLQQNLIDGQESATTSFQEAKFYEAQKYWSLTKHIYTNYMWYANKKFMDGLSPEDKQMIEAEAKATIGLQRELMAKKEQETLGNLSKLGIKINEVALEERQKLGKVMNEAIKADIIGKAGQDVYDMVMAEVKAERK, from the coding sequence ATGTTGAGAAGAAAAGCGTTGGCTAAGTTAACATCGATGGTTCTTGTTTGTGGATTATTTGCAGGTTGTGCCCAATCCAATATGGAAAGCAGTGGGAACGAATCTTCAAAGAATGAAAAAATCGAGATTCGCATTGGTCACGACAGTAGTATTCAACACCCCACTCACCATGCCTTGCAAGAATTTGAAAAGGCGGTAGAGGAAAAATCACAAGGAAGAATTGAGGTTACAATTTTCCCAGGAGCTCAGTTAGGCAGTGTGAACGAGATGATGGATCAAGTGCGTCGCGGAGACATTGAAATGAGTCTGGGTGCAACCGCTCTTTTTCCCCAGAACATTCCTCAATTTGCCGTTTGGGACAGTTATTATTTATTTGATGATGAAGCCCATGCACATAGAGTGCTAGATGGAAAAGCTGGCAGAGAGTTGCTGAAACCTTTAGAAAACTTGGGACTTACAGGATTAGGCTACATGGAAATAGGGTTTAGAAACTTCTCGAATAGCAAAAGACCAATTCAAACAGTTGAAGATTTAAAGGGACTGAAGATAAGAGGCTATAACCCGATTCAGATCAAGGCTTGGGAATCCCTAGGGGTTTCCTTAACAAATCTAGCTTGGTCGGAAGTGTTTACTTCCCTGCAGCAAAACCTTATCGATGGACAAGAAAGTGCGACGACAAGTTTTCAGGAAGCGAAGTTCTATGAAGCACAGAAATATTGGTCTTTAACTAAGCATATCTACACTAACTATATGTGGTATGCCAACAAAAAGTTTATGGACGGGTTATCTCCGGAGGATAAGCAGATGATTGAAGCGGAAGCAAAAGCTACGATTGGTCTGCAAAGAGAATTGATGGCTAAAAAAGAACAAGAAACTTTGGGGAATCTATCGAAGCTAGGGATTAAGATCAATGAGGTTGCTTTAGAAGAACGACAAAAGTTGGGCAAAGTGATGAACGAAGCTATAAAAGCGGATATCATAGGAAAAGCCGGTCAAGATGTCTATGATATGGTC